The region GCAGCGCCATGCAGAACGGCAAAGTGCCGCTCAACGATATCATGCTGCTGCAGTTACTATCGCCGTTTTACCTGGCTTTATTGTAAGATCGTCCGATGTTCTTTATCCACTGCCGGAGGAGATATGACTTTTGCACAGCGCGGTCGTATTATTTATACGATTGACCTGCTGACTGTTGGCGATAATTGCGGAGGTAGTGGTGGAGGGTTGGGCGAAGAGGGCTAAATAGTATATACCGATCCACAGGTCTCGCTGAGTGGGGGTCGGTTTCCCCAGGTGTTGCATTAGGCGATCGGCGCCTTTTTATGCCCACACATCGTACTGCCTCACTTTCCTATTATTTACCAAGCCAAGAGAGCAGACCACACTACCGCAACAGGACACACCGAGTCAATTTGAGTTGCCGCACTCGCTGAGATATGCTTTCACGGTTTCCGCAGAACACAGACACTTGGTTTTGTTGAGCAAAAGTGTTTCGTAATCGCTTATTTATATcgggagaaaaattatataaatctAATTGCGCAATTCAATCAGCAAACCGGGATATACTTTGGTGTTTCACGTTTCGGAGTATAATGCAGGTGAGTTTACCGAGGCATTAATTCATCATATGgcaattattcttttttcacccgcatgcgtttctttttttccctcttcatTGGGCTGCTTGTAGTCACGTTGATTCTTTCAGCACCTGCGCCTATACAGGCTTCGCCTCTGAGCAGCGTTCTGTTCGGCGACTAATTTCTTGCACGCTCACATgatattcacaatttttatttgctaCATCAACCCTGTGTGACAAATTGGCATGATTAATTGGGATTTGCTTTTTATTTGGGCAAAAAATCGTTCATGTTGAAATTATAGTTAAGTGTTGGAAGGTGCCCGTTAACTTCACAGGTTTTCCAAATATGAGCTACATACACGGTGAAACAATTTGGATGACTTATAACGACTAAACGATCGCCTATGGCAGACTTTGAGTTAACGGTTTTCTCGAATCAATCGCTTCCCTGATCATCCAGTGCTTTTAGAATGCTATTCATTCAGGATAGCGCAAACGACAAACTTCCAGCGTAGTTTACGTATTTCCGCTAATTACCATTAAAGAATAAGACCAATCAAGTGTAAACACGGTAGGAAGACTCTTTATTAAGTGCTGTCCGAATCATAAGAGACGAAATTAATAATCGACTCtactttcgaaacttttgtcggttataatatacacgtgGACCAAATTTGGCTTTGTGTACTAAATATAATACGGTTCTATGAAGTTAGCTCCCGTCTGCAGCTGAGTCTCTGCGTGTATAAATGACTGAATTTATCCTGCATGGTTGAGTCAcgacaaatatatttttaactcGAATACAACTGTCAAATAGTAATAAGTATATACATTTCTTGGTTTTTGAATTACAAGTTTAAACCAAGATGACGGATCTGTTCAACGTGGCTTCTTCACAAATTGTAATTCGGTAATAATGAGTAAGATTCACGTATCAATTATGCCGGGTAAAAAGGGCCGTAACTGAAAAAACTTTGCGGGGTTGAGACgtagtaattttcattatgGTTGGGAAGATGAATTCAAGGAGAATCCTTGCGCATCCGACGCTTGGAGGAGATCGAAGTTGACTCTCTGCAGGCGCGTGAAGAACTTCGGATCGTACGGCTAAGTATGTTCCCAATTTCTCCGGAAGAATATTCTCGCGAAAGTAGTAATACAGATTTTGCCTCTGCGACAACTTCAAGTTGTTTACAGGTGGGTGAGACAATATTGTGAAGTAAAAAACTTCGagtctaatttttttgattcctTAGATGAGAAATGTGTAATCTATTTTAAATATGCGACCATTTGTGGAGCTTTAAATATTCGAGGGAAAACGATATCCCGTTATTGGTACAATTATTGTGATAATTATTCTCCCGCCCGAccattgtgaaaaaaatccgGGAATCAAATTGAATTGTTTATCAGGACTGAATTAATTACTGCgccaatttttattacgaattCGATAGTGACGCGGGGTTTAATGTAACAAGGACGTGTATGTTttaatgttttaatttttttcgtaatctCTTCGTATGGTTTACGTCATACAGTAaatcaacaataataattttttcaacaaatatttgCATAGCATTAGttaacagaataataaagATCAACAGATAATAACAACTATTCCTATTGTGGAAGGAGGTTACAGCTATCGGCTCAATGATGTCCGTGGGAGTAACCGTGCTTCTTGCCTTCGTGGTGTCCGCCCTTCTTTCCGTAGTCTTCGTGATGCGAGTGGTGGTGATCGTGTCCGTGTTTTCCATGCCAGCCTTTGTGGTCATGGTCGTAGTGCCCCTTGTCGTGGTGTCCCTTCTTGCCATGGTGATCGTCGTGGTAGCCGGAGTGGTGGTGGCCTCCCTTCTTGTGGTGTCCTTCCTTGGATCCATGGTGCCCGTGGTGGTGTCCGTGCTTTTCATGATGTCCACCCTTGTGGTGGTCATCGTAGAACTTGTGTTCCTTGTGGTACTCGTCCTTGTGGGCCTTCTTGTGGTAACCATGGCTCTTCTCGCCCTTTTTGTGTCCCTTCTTCTCTCCGAATTTGTGCCCTTTGTGGCCGTGTCCGTGCTCATGGTGATGGCCGTGGTGGCCATCTTCGTGGTGGTGCCCCTTCTTATGGCCGCCGTGCTCCTCGTGGTGTCCAGCGTGATGCTCTTTGCCATGATGACCATGGTCGCCTtcgtggtggtggtggtgcttCTTGTAACCCTTGTCACCCTTCTCGCCGTGCTCCTCGTGGTGATCGGAGTGATGTTTGTGGCCTCCGCCGGACTCGTGGTGATGGCCATGGTGCGATGCGGCGGCCACGAGATCCCTCTTCTCCCTCACATCACGGGCAGAAGAAGCTGATATCACAGCGCAGAGCACCGCCAATGCCAGGCAGGACTTTAATCCGAACCCCCTGGCCATGCTTGTGCTATTGGGACTGAACATGGATATTGACTGACGCTCCGTCATGGATTCAAAGCTTATATAGTTGGACCCAGTTGCGCTTATACGTAATCGCTTTCGTTCGGGTAACCCAAGCGCTCACTGGCTCATTCACAATCCGAGGTACATATTTCGCAAACGTATGGTCGCCATCCATCCAGAAATTGCTGCACCGTTGCCGAAACCGTTAGTCGATCAAAATCAATGACTTCCTGAAAATCCTGGAAAATTTTCCCACACCATCTTTTGCTTGTCACTTGAAATGTTCATTCGTCAGAGCTTGAATGAGCGCAATAATTTGTTATTATCGAATCGATATAGTCTGACACTGTCTGACCGGTAAATAAAGTAGGAATGGGATTACTTGAGACGATATATCGAACCAAATACAATGTAGAATAAAAACAGTAGTGGCACGTGGACCGTACTGTCGAAATGTTCTGGGGTTAAAGGTTGCTGGACTTGTCTCCTCTCCTACGCAGGGAAGGAGAGCTCGTTCTCACGGGATTGTCGTCGAACGTTAGTCACGGTCTTGAGTTTGAGCAAGCAGGCATGATTTCAAGGAGTTACATAATGCATTTGGTTAGCAGTCAGCCTGATGGATGGCTGGACTGCTTGGTAGACTGAATCTTGCATTTCCATTACGTTTCAAGGAGGTTAAGGAAACAATACTTTCGTAATGTAATTACAACCGGTCGACAAAGAACTACCGCTTCTCAAATATCTCCGATTATTCTGCGTTCGATATAAAATACGGACAATCGCGACAGCTTATCATACTAAAGACGGCAGTGAAATCAACAACTTAGCTCTCGGTATAGGAAAAACCCCCGTTACTATGAAGTGCCTAGTGGTGGTGTGTCTGCTGGCCGTTTCTTTAGAGTACAGTCTAACGAGTGCTCGTCAGATCGACCCGAGGAATCGGCGCGATCTCGAAGCGGCCGCGTCACATCATCACTTTGAGAAGGGCGGGGGTGAGGAGCACCACGCCGATCACTACTCTAAGAAGGGAGAGAAGGGTGATAAGGGCTACAAGTCGCATCACGACCACGAGAAGGGAGAGAAGGGCCACCACGACAAGGAGGGACACCACGGTCACTACAGCGACCACGGTGGTCACAAGAAGCACCACCATCACGACGACGGGTATTACGCAGAGCATCACAAAGGGGAGAAAGGTGAGAAGGGTCATAAATACGGAGAGAAGGGACACTACCACAAGGGTCACAGCACCAAGGGACACCATGAAATCCACAAGCTTGACGAGTACAAAAAAGATAAAGAATTTTATGACGAACACCACGATTCGGGGCACCACGAGAAGCATGGTGGGCATCATCACGAGCACGGGCACAAGAAGGGTGGCCACCACAAGAAGGGCCACCATCACAGCGGCCATCACGAGGACCATCACGGAAAGAAGGGACACCACGAGAAGGGATCTCACTACCACGATCACAAGGGACACAAAGATGCTGGCGGTCACGACGAGCACCACCATCATCACCACGGGTACGGAAAGAAGGGAGGTCACGAGGACCACAAGAAATGGGCCTTCAAAAAGGGTCATTAGAGAGAAAAGCGTTTCTGCGGAACAACCCTTGACCCACGCTTCATCGATCATCGAAAGCCTGTTACTTGTTATGTTTGTTTAcccgaatatttttcttttcgatgtATTTATTTGCCTTGGCATGAATAAATCTTCCGAAACGGTACAttaatttaagcatattatcGTATTGTAATGTTGAATCGGAACCCTCGGGCCAGTTTTCTTCATCTCCATAAACATCCGTCAAACCTGAAAAGCGTTGAATTTCTTATAAATCTCAACCTACGGGATTGTGGCCATTTTTTGCAGCGGATCATCTCACAATTGGTGGCAGATATTGCGGCAGTTCTTTCACCTGTCCATCACTACGAGCGAGCTTAGAGCGAGCATTTTTGTATTTACTCGGTAATGTAACGGTTGAAAAAGAATTGTCATATTTTCCGTCAGACTTTAATTTCCTTTAGCAAAACGAGCTTAATGCAGCTCGAGGTAGCGCCGCACCGAAGCAAATGTGCGACGTTTTTCTATTCAACAAAACGATTGACTGGTTTCTTTAACTAAGTCGTTGCGCACATTTACAGTTATGCGGTTTCGTCGAGTCATGCCTGCTGATGATGTGGCACTGCTGTAACAGTAGTATGACGGAAAAACGAAATAAGGTCAATTTTCATAATACCCGAAGCTATTTAGTTGGTTGAAAACACTCTCTAATCAGTTCCGACTCTAGAGGAGTTATGCAATCCTCTTGCGTCCAATCGTCGCATTCGAACTAATCGATTTCTTCGGTGACATAAATAGCACTGTTTCGTTTACTATTTATTTGAAATGCATGAGAAAACCGTCCAATCTTCAACGAAGAAAACTGTGGATAAATCTCTTTCCGGTTTGTGTAACAAACTTTGCGCTGTAACTCTACTAATTAGACCCTTAACATTGCATCTGCTGTTTGCGACACTCTCCTGGTTACCGGACTATACGTAACGTGAATCTTTTTCTCCTGTAAATTGTCCACGTGTCAAGTTGATCTCGATGCTTATATGTCGGCGACGGTGTATTCGCGTTACGAAAGTGGTCGCGTTTGCTCGCTCAATAACCCCAATAAATTCACGTCGTAATTAAACTGTACTACAGACTACCACGCCGTGGGATGGTGCTTCCCAGTTCCGTGGAGGAGGGCCTTACTCGATTCAGTATGCATTCGTGAAAAGATTTCTCGGGGGATTAGTCTGCAGTAGGTGAAGTGAGTTGAGTCGATCGTTGGCCTCCACTACCTCAGCGTATAAATAACTTGCAATCATCTAGTTTCTGGATAGTTTTACCTAGTCACTCGCTAATGACAGTCTGCATAACTCGAGCCATAGCTCGAGCTTCCCGAATCTTCGCTAGACTGCTGAACGATGCGAACAACGTATCCGTTCATACTCATTCAGGCAGTCGCTGTATTTTTCACTGAGACCAAGTCCGACTCGGTTTTCTCGGTGAATATTATTAAGAGGCTTGTCCAGGATCTTCAAACTTCGCCGTCTGGATACAGCTTCAGTCACCATAGCGACAGTCATCATCCTGGGGGATACAACACGAATGTCAAACATGGCACAACGAAGATGTCTCGGCGAATCGGGATAAAGAGTGCGACAAAAATGAAGAGAGCTGAGCCCAGTTCTCCCGGAGGTTCCGTGAACCAGGGCATGACTCGAAGTTATCAGCTCGCCGGAAGTTATGGATTCGTGATATCCCACGGATTTGATATCGGGGAAAACGACGACGCCCCCACAGCCGGCGATTCACATTACGGTGAggtttataatatacaatcgATCGTTTCAAGTCATCCGGGTTGCACCGGTGGCCGAATCACGACTTCGTTTAATTCCTTGATGTGTTGTCGTAGGAGCGAGTAATGCTGAAAGTATTGCGGTTTTGCAGCTGAACAAAGAGGACTCTAATGACCCGATTATTAACCCTAACGTAAAAGCTCAGGAAGCCGGGGGCGACtccgaaaaagaaatatacggATCGTACTCGGATTATGACAAGCTTTTCGATCACGACAAAAACTCACCATCCGTCAATCTGCAGCAATATTACGGATCGGATCTCCAGgatagaagaaaagaaaaatacgctGAGCAGGATAGATACGGTGAATCTAATAACGGCGGGGACAAGGGGGCACATGTTGaaaccgaaaaatatattgaattgGAAGATTTCAGTGACAGGGGGCGAGGTGACCAACTCGATgatggaaatgtagaaaaatattttcccagCGAGAGAGTGGAATTGTATAAAGGATACGGCGAGAATGAGAGTCACAACAAATATAGCGAgcctttgaaaaaaaaatctcagctCGTCGCGGCTGACGAAAGTAATTACGGCGAACCGTACAGGTCCATCGATTGGACCCAGTATAATATAGATCCGAAATTCGAATTTGCAGATGACTTTTTagcaaatgattttttcaaagaatacaatgaatttttttacggcaGTCATGGCGATTCCGGGCATGATCATGATTTTCACTTCGATCACGAAGATCACGGCGATCACGGCTTCGAGGATGACATTGGCCACCATTTCGAAGGCGGCCACAGCGCGGAGGATTTCTTCGACCATTCGAACTTTGGCGGAGATTATTACGAAAAGGGAGCTGGTGAAAAGAACAGTAACTTCGGGAACAAGAGTGGTAGCAAAAAGAGCACAAAAGAAACGGGGTATCATAACATACTGCACAAAGACGAATTTAACAAAGATCACACATTCTACTCAAACGCGGACCAGGATGGTCACTTCGATAACGAAAAGGATTACCATGGGCATCATTCCCTGCACGACAAGAATCACGAAAATGCCGATCATCGGGACTCTCGTTCGCACGGTGACTATCACGGAAAGGGTCACGACGAAGACAAGGGGCACTACATCGATGACGATGTTTCTCATCACGTCGAATATGATCACGCGTCCTTTTTCGGCGATAAATCTGAGTACAACGATGCTGGGGACGATGAATATGGCATCGAGCACGAAGATAAGCATGAGTATTGAAAGCTGATCGTGAACTAAATATCTTACCTCGACTTGTAGCGAACTAGCTTTCTAAGGCCTCGTATATTCGAAGTTTCAGCCTTCGAGGGTAAGGCAAGCCCCTCAATGGCTGCAGGTGAATAATTAGTTGGTTGTTTACGTGAGTAAGTCTTGGACGAATGGTACGAGCATTTAACTTTCTACAGGGAGAAATTTCAGTAACGTTATTTCCCAAATAGAATTAACATATGATTTACGATATATACATCGCATGTACCTACGATCAGTTGAAATAAATAGTACACATAGCGTGGATATCAGAAAATTGTCACTACCGCCACAACGCCATATTACATCTTGTACAATAAATAAccatataataaaataacgttACAGAGTCGATACATTCGCCATGCATAGAATCATATTACGCTTATTGCATCGCCTATTAATAGATCTTCTTGACATAGTCATCCGATGATTGTCCATACTTCTTCTCCCCCTTGTGACCGTCCTTCTTGGCGTATTCAATCTCGTTATCAAAGTGCTCCTTCTCTCCTGCTTCTCGATCGTGGCCTTGAACAGCGCCGTACTGATGTCCGTTTGTGAACGATCCCTTCTTCGCCTGGTTGTCCTCGTGGTGAGCAGCGTCAACCTTTTCGGCCTTCTCGTACTCACCCTTGGCGGCGTCGTGATGCGCGTTTTCTGATCCGTACGTCTCCTTTTGGCCGCTGGCGTGATCGGAGTCATAGAAGGACGTGTCCTTCTTGAACTCGTCCTTGTGGTAAACGTTGTGGAAGCCGGACGTCTTGTGCCCCTTTTTGTGTCCCCCGCTCTTGTGGAAGGTCTCTCCCTTCTCGCCCTTGGCGGCGGCGTTCGACTCGGCGTACTTCTTCTCCTCTTCGGCTTCACCTTTTTTCGCTCCACCGGCGCTGCTGTACGCGCCCGCTTGCTTCTCCTCGTCTATCTTCCCCTTCTCGCCCTTGTCGAACCCCTCGGAGACCTTGTAGCCCTTGGAGCCCTTCTCGCCAGCGGCGGCCGCTTCAGCCGCCTGGAATTCGGCACCACCCCCGTTGTTGTACGCCCCTGCGCTAGCGGCTCCACCAATGCCTCCGTGTCCCAATCCCCCAAGAGATCCCGTTATTGGAATGTACTGACCATGAGCTAGACCAGCCCCTACGCCGATTCTGCCGTACCCCAGGCCCCCCTGCAATCCCCCTGCCTGAATCAGCCCACCCCCCAAACCCCCCAGCCCCTGAAGCCCATCGCCCAGTCCGCCCCCGAGTCCAGCTAGGCCAATACCGTTTTTTGAAATCCCGTAACCAAGCCCCAGACTGCCAGCTGCGCCCCCGCCATAACCAAGTCCGCCGATTCCCAGCCCAGTCTCGTCAAAGCCGCCCCCACCGATATTTCCGCTGTAGCCGTTCATGGAGGCAATATTGTTGGATCCGATATCACCTGCGTGATCGAGCCAATTAGTAATGATTGGTGCGGAATGAGTAGTGAAGTTGATCGAGACCGGCGTTAAAATCCTTTTAAAGTAGGAGAAAATTCTTTAAGTGAAATCGAGGCTTGTGTGACAATATCGAAAGGATATTATTATGACTATGGTGTTACGAGAGTTGATCGATGAACAGAAACTCAGCGACCTTGCAGTCTGAAGAAATCTTCTATAAATGTCACGTCACTCACCACCACCAAAGTTTCCAATACTGTATTTAGATGGAAAATTAATTCCTGAGCCGCCGGAAAATTGTCCAAGTCCCCCGGAACCCCCAAAATTTCCACCTCCGAGTGACCCTATGCCCTGCAAAGGCGAGCCGTAGTTGTAGCCACCGGAAATACCGGAACTCAGCCCTCCGGAGTTGAAAAGTTGGCCTTGACCGTTCCCGTTTCGCCTGAATATGTATCCGGTCGCTGACGTCTCGAGATCTTCCAATCCGGAGCCGGAGACCACGAGATTTTTGTCGCTGTCATCTGCCGTTAAAACTGGCTCTTTGGCACTGACGGTAAAACTTGAGATGCACACTAACGCGACACTTGCGAgcaatttcatttttggagcttCTTGAATCTCAGCGTGACAACCTTATCCGACTATTATCCGTAAAACGACGCGGTTCGTTTTAATGTTTAGCATGGGACCGCAGCTCCTTTTATATGAATAATCTTTGGCAACTGCCGGCTTAGTGTTGCCACATGTTCCACGATATGTGGATTACAAGCTAATTAAAGGAATCCTGCTTCCTTCGCTAATTAGACGTATATCCGCTCTCATTCCCGATGTTGCATACTTGTCCCACATATCAGAGTGAGTTCGCCGGCGACAAACTTACAAGACTTTACTCACCAGTCAACCGGAAAATCAGTCTGAATTAAACTTTGGATCCTAGGAGGATCCATAATCAGTATTTTACTTAAAATtcgactgaatttttttctcgaacaaACAACGATGGGACGATAGTTTCATAtgtgatttattcatttcctaCGCCCACTTTATTAAAACGTAACTTgaacaacaaaacaaaacagatTCAGCCTGGCATAAAGACAGTGCATGATTCGCGTTAGTATAGCAGAGGAAGTTAATCACGAGGTGTATCTGCTGGGTTCATGATGTTCCTTTGCATAGCCATGCTTTTTGCCCGAATTGGCTGCATCCTTCGCGGCGTAATCAGCATAATTTTCATGGTAGCCCTGGTGGCCCTTGGCGTTGCTGTGACCCTGGTCCTCTTTGTAGTCGTGACCCTTGTCAAACCCACCATCCTTCGCGGCATCATTTTGAGCATATGCAGAGTCGTGATGGCCTCCCTTCTTGAAACCGCTCTCGGTGGACACGTGGTGTTCCCCGAATGCACCCTGTTTTTCGAAGTGGCCACTTTTATGGGCGTCGTCATAAAAGTCGGTGTCCTTCTTGTACTCGTCCTTATGATAAACGTTGTGGAAGCCACTTGTCTTGTGCCCCTTCTTATGAGAGGCCTCCGTCCCGTAGCTTAAACCACCCTCACCCTTTGATCCTTCCTCGTGTCCGGCGTAGTGGCCGCTGGTGCTGCTGTGGGATTTTTTACGCCCACCGTCGGCGCTGTACTGACCTAAAATAAGTGAATTGTAAAATCTAGATACGCCAGTCACTGATTCCACTGGGTGTCACTTACCCTTGTGATTCTCGCTCTCATGTTCACCCTTCTCGTTGTTATCAAAGTCCTGATAATTTTTGTACCCCTTCTCTCCCTTCTCTCCGTGAGTAGAATGCTTCTTTGCACTATGCTCCGCACCGCTTCCGGACTCGTAGTCAGACCCGCTGATCTTGGCTGGCTCGATGAAGCCGTGCCCGAAAGAAGGATCGTATTCCTcttcatcgtcgtcgtcatcgtcttCATCGTCGTGGTGATGCTCCTCATCGttctcatcatcatcatccgcCTTTTCGTCATCAGCGATTTCAATCTTCCTAGGAACCTGGTCAACCTTCACAGGCACAAAGTAAGGCGCCAGCGGTTCTTTCTGCTTCGGTAACAGCGGTAGGATGTATCCAGTGGGCAAACCAAGCTTGTAGTTGTCTGGCGCGTTTTGAGCGTACTGATGCGAGGCTGGTCTAAATTTCAAGATGGTCTCTGGTGCCCTGTAAGCCACGGGAGCCGGTTCGGGTGCAGAGGCGATGTAGCTAACCACCGGGGTTGGGGCGTTGTGGAAATTTCCGGTCGCGTGGTTGTTGAAATGAACGTATGAGACGGGGGCGCCGTGGTGTTGCTGATATGAGTATCCGCTGGCTGAAGCCTCCATGTCGGCAAGATTCGTCCGCGAAACTGACACGCTCTCCAGGTTAGACGGCATCGCGGCAACGCATCCGAGGATGGCGAAGAAACACCACATCATCGTTCGGTACACCACCATTTTCACAACGAGCGCCTGCGCTGAAATACACTTATGTCCGTACAGGGTGAACTGACCACTGGTTGCCTCTGTGTCCAACTGCGAGCCTTTATATACCGGTTTTCTCATACCGTGCATGAAGTATCATTATGCCAGTATAATTTCATGGCCGCTAATAATTCAAGAACAATCTCTCGTTATTGACTATCTTTCGTACCTCCAGCTGAGCGGTGCTGGAAAGATTTTGCGTAACTCAGCGCGCCCTGACGCTAGTCGGTTGAATATCATTTAACGCAATCGCCACCGCTTTGGCCACGGTCACTCGCTGGACGATGGAACCAATTAATTCGGCCACGCCACGAGTGCAGAGTCTTTAAATGTCGACCTGCATGCCCATCGTCGAGGGGCGATAGTCGACTGCATGGTTATTTTTCTTCGGAGATTGCTCGTCGCGGTCGGCCTTAAAGATTATTTTGGATCGGTGCGGGGTTCGGGTTTCTATTGATATTATTCATCGGCGATTATAGTATGAATATAGCATTGACGGGACGTGGTCAAGCGATTTGCGGTTTATCGTTTGCACCACCGTCCAGATCGGCTAACCTTGAGTGCGCAATACCGTTCAGCTTCGTGAAATCTGACAGTTTGTTGAAATACCTGACAAATTGTCCTTCCAAGTGCATTCTCGTCAAACACAGTAGCCAATCCGGTACGTCAGGCAGGCGATTGGCGCAAGGTATAAAAGAGACGGATCTGTATTGGGGTAACAGTTTGTATTGGCGACGTTTGTCGAATAGTTTATTAATCCGATTGCGTCGAtcgaatagaaataaattagCCTACGTTCTGACGGCAAAGTAAAAAGAGGAAGtgacatacacacatacacacacaaacacacaaaTATGAGTGGCTTGTGGAGAGTTTTTCTGGTGGGCTGTCTACTGGAAGCCTGTTTATCTCATCCGGCGAAGGAGCAAGCTGGCAAAATGTACGTCTCAAAGACGAAGATGTCGGATCTCGAGTCTTCAGCAAGTGGATACGTCTACAAAAACCTCCCGGCGTCGAAGTACGCCGAAATAATAAACGAGGGACTGCGAGAGTTCGAAGAAGCACCCGCTGCAGCTCCAGCGAAAAAATCAGCGAAAAAGGAGTTCGTCCTTCTCCCTTCAATTCAACTGGAGCCTGACGCAGAGATGCTGCCAGCTCATTACACGAGGGTTGAACCACCAGGGGTCGACCACATGGAGATATCGTTCCAGGACCCGGAAGCGTTGGATTCGTACAGGAGTTCGCTGATCGAGGGAACGCCGGAGGCGGACGCGGCGCCCGCCGCTTACGCGAAAACCGGGGAATTCCAGGAGGGCGCCGGGAAGCAATTCGCCGCGGAGAAGCACGTGGCCGAGGGGAAGAAGGGGGAGAAGGGCTTCAAGAAGGCAGAGGAATTCGAGGAGGCCGTTAAGGGTGAGCACGACAACGCGAATCACAAGGGGAGCTACGCCGAGGCGGCGGGCAAGAAAAAGGCCTACGATGAGACCGAGAAGCACTATGCGGGGCACAAGGATTCGGCAGAGGCGGACAAGGGCGCGAGCTACGAGCTGGAGGGCCACCACGAGAAGGGGCACAACAACGCCGGCTTCCACAACGTCTATCACAAGGACGAGTACAAGAAGGACTCGGACTTCTACGACAAGGACCACAGGGGTGGCAAGTTCAGGAAGCACGGTCACTACGGCGAGAAGCACACCTCGGCCGAGGGCGGTTTCAAGAAGGGTGGAAATCACGACTCGGGATACGCCGAGGCCGACGAAGCCAGGGAGGGTGAATTTGCCAAGGGGCACGAGCGGGAGGCAAAGAAGGGGCA is a window of Neodiprion fabricii isolate iyNeoFabr1 chromosome 6, iyNeoFabr1.1, whole genome shotgun sequence DNA encoding:
- the LOC124184771 gene encoding sarcoplasmic reticulum histidine-rich calcium-binding protein-like, translating into MVVYRTMMWCFFAILGCVAAMPSNLESVSVSRTNLADMEASASGYSYQQHHGAPVSYVHFNNHATGNFHNAPTPVVSYIASAPEPAPVAYRAPETILKFRPASHQYAQNAPDNYKLGLPTGYILPLLPKQKEPLAPYFVPVKVDQVPRKIEIADDEKADDDDENDEEHHHDDEDDDDDDEEEYDPSFGHGFIEPAKISGSDYESGSGAEHSAKKHSTHGEKGEKGYKNYQDFDNNEKGEHESENHKGQYSADGGRKKSHSSTSGHYAGHEEGSKGEGGLSYGTEASHKKGHKTSGFHNVYHKDEYKKDTDFYDDAHKSGHFEKQGAFGEHHVSTESGFKKGGHHDSAYAQNDAAKDGGFDKGHDYKEDQGHSNAKGHQGYHENYADYAAKDAANSGKKHGYAKEHHEPSRYTS
- the LOC124184879 gene encoding uncharacterized protein LOC124184879 — translated: MSGLWRVFLVGCLLEACLSHPAKEQAGKMYVSKTKMSDLESSASGYVYKNLPASKYAEIINEGLREFEEAPAAAPAKKSAKKEFVLLPSIQLEPDAEMLPAHYTRVEPPGVDHMEISFQDPEALDSYRSSLIEGTPEADAAPAAYAKTGEFQEGAGKQFAAEKHVAEGKKGEKGFKKAEEFEEAVKGEHDNANHKGSYAEAAGKKKAYDETEKHYAGHKDSAEADKGASYELEGHHEKGHNNAGFHNVYHKDEYKKDSDFYDKDHRGGKFRKHGHYGEKHTSAEGGFKKGGNHDSGYAEADEAREGEFAKGHEREAKKGHAAKQGYGGFFGNFEEFAKKGGAVEAKKYGFSSGDNAKESR